The following are encoded together in the Zingiber officinale cultivar Zhangliang chromosome 8A, Zo_v1.1, whole genome shotgun sequence genome:
- the LOC122008737 gene encoding L-gulonolactone oxidase 3-like, whose product MAAAIRNSMLIVVVISGWSALFAAAKPPAPPVYCDDTGCVLSNAYGAWVDRQLCRTGQVVFPTTEEELRVAVSDARRERFKAKAASGFSHTIPKLACPPPENSVVISTAKYNSRIEVDVANRRVTADAGVGLRDLIDKVEAAGLSLVAAPYWEGVSIGGLISTGSHGSSWWGRGGAVHDHVESLSLVVPAPATEGHAKVVTLRRGDPLFNAASVSLGLLGIISQVTLSLEPSFKRRITYAFRDDSTFQDRFMDHAWKHEFADITWFPSQHQAAFRFDDRVPLNTSGDGFNDFIGFQSNLMAVSMAVRALEKAFDESRNVKGKCATASTELAYKKTIANGLRSNNLLFTGYPVVGRQGRMQTSGSCQHSSASDPFSSCAWDPRIQGLFFYETTAFFSPQSFKSFILDVKRLRDMNPDNFCGVDNYNGFMIRFVKRSESLLGQPEDSVVVDFNYYRASDPSTPRLNQDVWEEVEQMAFVKYGARPHWAKNRNVAFVGVQGKYPGFEEFLSAMKELDPEGMFQSPWSDEVIYGKETVKGDGCALEGLCICSEDRHCNPSKGYLCQHGLIYKEARVCRPID is encoded by the exons ATGGCAGCCGCAATCCGGAATTCCATGTTGATTGTCGTCGTCATCAGCGGATGGAGCGCGCTCTTCGCCGCCGCAAAGCCGCCGGCGCCGCCTGTTTACTGCGATGACACTGGTTGCGTCCTCTCCAACGCCTACGGCGCCTGGGTCGACCGGCAGCTGTGCCGCACTGGTCAGGTTGTCTTCCCGACGACGGAGGAAGAGCTGCGCGTCGCCGTGTCGGATGCTCGTCGGGAGAGGTTCAAGGCCAAGGCGGCGAGCGGCTTCTCCCACACCATCCCCAAGCTCGCTTGCCCGCCGCCGGAGAACTCCGTCGTCATCAGCACCGCCAAGTACAACTCGAGGATCGAG GTGGATGTGGCGAACCGGAGGGTGACGGCGGACGCCGGAGTGGGGCTGCGGGATCTGATCGATAAAGTGGAGGCCGCGGGCCTGAGCCTGGTGGCGGCGCCGTACTGGGAGGGTGTGAGCATCGGCGGGCTCATCAGCACGGGATCGCACGGAAGCTCGTGGTGGGGCAGGGGAGGCGCCGTGCACGACCACGTCGAGAGCCTGAGCCTGGTGGTTCCGGCGCCGGCGACGGAAGGGCATGCCAAGGTCGTCACCCTGCGACGTGGGGATCCCCTGTTCAATGCAGCAAGCGTTTCCCTTGGGCTTCTCGGAATCATATCTCAG GTGACACTGTCGCTGGAGCCCAGCTTCAAGAGGAGAATCACCTACGCATTCCGGGACGATTCCACTTTCCAAGACCGGTTCATGGATCACGCCTGGAAGCACGAGTTCGCCGACATCACTTGGTTTCCGTCGCAGCACCAGGCGGCGTTCAGGTTCGACGACCGTGTACCACTCAACACCTCCGGCGATGGTTTCAACGATTTCATCGGCTTCCAATCGAATCTCATGGCCGTTTCGATGGCAGTTCGAGCGCTTG AGAAGGCTTTCGATGAATCAAGAAACGTCAAAGGTAAGTGCGCCACCGCTTCCACGGAGCTAGCGTACAAGAAGACGATCGCCAACGGCCTCAGGAGCAACAACCTGCTCTTCACCGGCTACCCTGTCGTCGGCCGCCAAGGCCGGATGCAGACCTCCGGCTCCTGCCAACACTCGTCGGCATCAGACCCCTTCAGTTCCTGCGCGTGGGACCCCAGAATCCAAGGCCTCTTCTTCTACGAGACAACCGCCTTCTTCTCCCCCCAAAGCTTCAAATCCTTCATCCTCGACGTCAAGCGGCTCCGCGACATGAACCCCGACAACTTCTGCGGCGTCGACAACTACAACGGCTTCATGATCCGCTTCGTGAAGCGGTCGGAGTCCCTGCTGGGGCAGCCGGAGGACTCGGTCGTGGTGGACTTCAACTACTACAGAGCGAGCGACCCCTCGACGCCGAGGCTGAACCAGGACGTGTGGGAGGAGGTGGAGCAGATGGCGTTCGTCAAGTACGGCGCCAGGCCGCACTGGGCCAAGAACAGGAACGTTGCTTTCGTTGGCGTCCAGGGGAAGTACCCTGGCTTTGAGGAATTTCTCTCGGCCATGAAGGAACTGGACCCGGAGGGCATGTTTCAGAGTCCATGGTCCGATGAGGTGATCTATGGCAAGGAAACAGTGAAGGGCGATGGCTGTGCATTGGAAGGGCTGTGCATTTGTTCAGAGGACAGACACTGTAATCCAAGCAAAGGGTACTTGTGTCAACATGGTCTAATATACAAGGAAGCAAGGGTGTGTAGGCCCATCGACTGA
- the LOC122011481 gene encoding 60S ribosomal protein L27-3-like has translation MVKFLKPNKAVIILQGRFAGRKAVIVRAFDDGTRERPYGHCLVAGIAKYPKKVIRKDSAKKTAKKSRVKPFLKLVNYNHIMPTRYTLDVDLKDVVTLDALQSRDKKVTASKDTKARFEERFKTGKNRWFFTKLRF, from the coding sequence ATGGTGAAGTTTCTGAAGCCGAACAAGGCGGTCATCATCTTGCAGGGGCGCTTCGCTGGGCGGAAGGCGGTGATCGTGCGGGCGTTCGACGATGGCACGCGGGAGCGTCCCTACGGCCATTGCCTGGTGGCCGGCATCGCCAAGTACCCGAAGAAGGTCATTCGTAAGGATTCGGCGAAGAAGACGGCCAAGAAGTCGCGCGTGAAGCCGTTCCTGAAGCTGGTGAACTATAACCATATCATGCCCACCCGTTACACCCTCGACGTCGATCTCAAGGACGTCGTCACCCTCGACGCGCTCCAATCCCGCGATAAGAAGGTCACTGCTTCAAAGGACACCAAAGCTCGCTTCGAGGAGCGCTTCAAGACCGGCAAGAACAGGTGGTTCTTCACCAAActcagattttaa
- the LOC122007866 gene encoding anthocyanidin 5,3-O-glucosyltransferase-like, whose translation MEKKPTVVFYPVDGMGHVVPMVELAKLFVRHDFAADVVLMHSPTKHPSFDPFVARVSASHPSISFHQLPPPAESVDDPSSQSFLYSVRPNNPQFLKFLSSYRHESDVRAVVLDFFCTDALEVTAELRLRTHFFFSSGASDLGVCLYLPTMHAAMDVSFGDLGDAPLHYPGLPPIPASHMPSHMMERENEMLKKMVRMFDRLPDADAILINSFDHFEAEAVEALRSGVCVPGRRMPSVYCVGPLVVDASGERNGERPACLEWLDAQPLGSVMFLCFGSMGSFSVDQLKQIATGLERSGQRFLWVVRAPPSGEGANVILHPSEPDLDALLPEGFLERTKRRGVVVKSWAPQVEVLNHAAVGGFVTHCGWNSTLEAITAGVAMVAWPLYAEQRLNKVFLVDQMKLAVAMEGYDREMVTAEEVETKLRWVMESEGGKELRERAAAMKEKAAEARREGGSSQLAMLEVIAKEIPELKSN comes from the coding sequence aTGGAGAAGAAGCCGACAGTGGTGTTCTATCCGGTGGACGGCATGGGACACGTGGTGCCCATGGTCGAGTTGGCCAAGCTCTTCGTTCGCCACGACTTCGCCGCCGACGTCGTTCTCATGCACTCTCCCACAAAGCACCCCTCCTTCGACCCCTTCGTCGCTCGAGTTTCTGCTTCCCACCCTTCCATCTCCTTCCACCAGCTCCCGCCTCCGGCGGAATCCGTCGACGACCCATCCAGTCAATCATTCCTATACTCCGTCCGGCCGAACAATCCCCAGTTTCTCAAATTCCTCTCTTCCTATCGCCATGAATCCGACGTCCGCGCCGTCGTCCTCGACTTCTTCTGCACCGACGCGCTCGAAGTCACCGCCGAGCTTCGACTCCGAACACACTTCTTCTTCTCATCCGGTGCCTCCGATCTCGGCGTTTGCCTCTACCTCCCGACCATGCACGCTGCCATGGACGTCAGCTTCGGCGACCTCGGAGACGCGCCGCTTCACTACCCGGGGTTGCCCCCTATCCCGGCCTCCCACATGCCCAGCCACATGATGGAACGCGAAAACGAGATGCTTAAGAAGATGGTGCGCATGTTCGATCGTTTACCCGACGCCGACGCCATTCTTATCAATTCGTTCGATCACTTCGAAGCAGAGGCCGTCGAGGCTCTTCGAAGTGGAGTGTGCGTTCCGGGCCGTAGGATGCCGAGTGTCTACTGCGTCGGTCCGTTGGTCGTCGACGCTAGCGGAGAAAGAAACGGCGAAAGGCCCGCGTGCTTGGAGTGGTTGGATGCGCAGCCACTCGGCAGCGTGATGTTCCTCTGTTTCGGTAGCATGGGCTCGTTCTCGGTGGATCAGCTGAAGCAGATTGCGACTGGCTTAGAAAGGAGCGGGCAGCGGTTCCTGTGGGTAGTCCGGGCTCCTCCTAGTGGTGAGGGAGCGAATGTGATCCTGCATCCGTCGGAGCCGGACTTGGATGCTCTGCTGCCGGAGGGATTCTTGGAGCGGACCAAGCGGAGGGGGGTGGTGGTGAAGTCGTGGGCGCCGCAGGTGGAGGTGCTGAATCATGCTGCGGTGGGCGGTTTCGTGACGCACTGCGGGTGGAACTCGACGCTGGAGGCGATCACCGCCGGGGTGGCGATGGTGGCGTGGCCGCTGTACGCGGAGCAGCGATTGAACAAGGTGTTTCTGGTGGATCAGATGAAATTGGCGGTGGCGATGGAGGGGTACGACAGAGAGATGGTGACGGCGGAGGAGGTGGAGACGAAGCTAAGGTGGGTGATGGAATCGGAGGGAGGGAAGGAATTGAGGGAGCGGGCGGCGGCGATGAAGGAAAAGGCGGCGGAGGCGAGGCGTGAAGGGGGATCGTCGCAACTGGCTATGCTGGAAGTGATTGCCAAAGAAATTCCAGAGCTCAAGTCAAACTAA